From a single Planctellipticum variicoloris genomic region:
- the dusB gene encoding tRNA dihydrouridine synthase DusB codes for MQPDFWQQLAKSPPLAYGRLTLASRYVLSPLAGFTNLPFRRIVRELGGVGLATTDLVSARGLLDGSAKSFQLIETCPEDRPFAVQIFGGDPVIMSDCARLLCERGVDSIDINMGCPVARITGGGAGASLMCQADATLRMVRGVVEASRVPVTVKMRLGWDSTQLTAPGFAREFEQAGVAAVTIHGRTREQGFRGVVDRTGIRQVVEAVDRIPIIGNGDVRTMADARRMFQETGCQGIAIGRGALANPWIFRQLVEWEQTGEVSPAGSFDDRLNLMLRQFGYLAELRGEDRAISMFRKMAHWYLKAMFVSAPLRNQFQSAATREEVEEALAAIREHGPSRGSRSGELPQLHIPVPSGPVERW; via the coding sequence ATGCAACCCGATTTTTGGCAACAACTTGCGAAAAGCCCACCCCTGGCGTATGGCCGCCTGACGCTGGCCAGCCGGTACGTTCTGTCTCCCTTGGCCGGTTTCACCAATCTGCCGTTTCGGCGGATTGTCCGGGAGCTGGGGGGCGTTGGCCTGGCGACGACCGACCTGGTGAGCGCGCGGGGGCTGCTCGACGGCAGCGCCAAGTCGTTTCAGCTCATCGAAACCTGCCCGGAAGACCGGCCGTTTGCGGTGCAGATCTTTGGCGGTGATCCGGTGATCATGTCCGACTGCGCCCGGCTGCTGTGCGAGCGGGGGGTCGATTCGATCGATATCAACATGGGTTGTCCGGTGGCCCGGATCACCGGCGGCGGGGCCGGGGCGAGCCTGATGTGCCAGGCCGACGCTACGCTTCGCATGGTCCGCGGCGTCGTCGAGGCCTCCCGCGTTCCGGTGACGGTCAAAATGCGGCTGGGGTGGGACAGCACCCAGCTCACCGCGCCGGGTTTTGCCCGCGAGTTTGAACAGGCGGGCGTGGCGGCGGTGACGATTCACGGTCGCACCCGCGAACAGGGCTTCCGGGGCGTCGTCGACCGGACCGGCATCCGGCAGGTGGTCGAGGCGGTCGACAGGATCCCGATCATCGGCAACGGCGACGTCCGGACGATGGCGGACGCCCGGCGGATGTTCCAGGAGACCGGGTGTCAGGGGATTGCGATCGGCCGGGGCGCGCTGGCGAATCCGTGGATTTTCCGGCAGCTCGTCGAATGGGAACAGACCGGCGAAGTCTCTCCCGCGGGCAGCTTCGATGACCGGCTGAACCTCATGCTGCGGCAATTCGGCTACCTGGCTGAGCTGCGGGGCGAAGACCGGGCCATCAGCATGTTCCGCAAGATGGCCCACTGGTACTTGAAGGCGATGTTCGTTTCGGCTCCGCTGCGGAACCAGTTTCAATCGGCGGCCACGCGGGAGGAAGTGGAAGAGGCCCTGGCGGCCATTCGCGAACACGGCCCCAGCCGGGGGAGCCGCTCGGGCGAACTGCCGCAACTGCACATTCCGGTGCCGTCGGGACCTGTCGAGCGCTGGTAG
- a CDS encoding cation acetate symporter, translated as MIHEASFTAVAVFAAFVALVLGLSFWLGSRKQTASSYFAAHGEIHWFVNGVAFAGDYLSAASFLGICGMIAFYGYDGFLYSIGYLAGWIVALFVIAEPLKRLGKYTFADALNHKFQSPAIKVAAGLSALVVSIFYLIPQMVGAGALVQPLLGFSHAIGVLTVGVVVILIVVTAGMVSTTWVQFIKGGLLVFLCTILTVMILQRGFSTQDVDDPLKSGPARRTLAEVQKPGDEILPPTGTWKDKPYLRIKNAEGQLSVWRIQNPAEGAPTGDTVVWAAQTLTTQNGQKFVNGLPQGTLDGQADFYPTGHVLSLAGDRKTTGPLGPLQFFRELDTAELITWGSEKLKDDDGAETTVYYPRITRGADVLLPGGSPTFSGLRSGKLMDKLDFLSLMLALFCGTASLPHILIRYYTVKNQAAARLSTVVGIASIGFFYVLTLYLGLGAMASGALDVTNSNMAAPLLARSFGELPFAVISAVAFTTVLGTVSGLIMAASGAVAHDLLEHGFGWKFNDHEKVRCGKIAAVVVGVLAMILGILFKNFNVTFLVGWAFNIAASANLPALIMLLFWKGTTRQGITTAILFGMASSLGWVMLSAQAFKDLYGYTAAEAALAAPVPFSQPGLVTIPLGFVVLVVVSLLTRPPVVSK; from the coding sequence GTGATTCACGAAGCCTCCTTCACCGCGGTCGCCGTCTTCGCCGCCTTCGTCGCCCTCGTCCTCGGCCTCAGCTTCTGGCTCGGCTCCCGCAAGCAGACCGCCAGCTCCTACTTCGCCGCCCACGGCGAAATTCACTGGTTCGTCAACGGCGTCGCCTTCGCCGGAGACTACCTCTCCGCCGCGTCGTTCCTCGGCATCTGCGGGATGATCGCCTTCTACGGCTATGACGGCTTCCTGTATTCCATCGGCTATCTCGCCGGCTGGATCGTCGCCCTGTTCGTCATCGCCGAGCCCCTCAAACGCCTCGGCAAGTACACCTTCGCCGACGCCCTCAACCACAAGTTTCAGTCCCCGGCGATCAAAGTCGCCGCCGGTCTGAGCGCGCTCGTCGTCAGCATCTTCTACCTCATTCCGCAGATGGTCGGAGCCGGCGCCCTCGTCCAGCCCCTGCTCGGCTTCTCGCACGCGATCGGCGTCCTGACCGTCGGCGTGGTGGTGATCCTGATCGTCGTCACCGCCGGAATGGTCTCGACCACCTGGGTCCAGTTCATCAAGGGAGGCCTGCTGGTCTTTCTCTGCACCATTCTGACCGTGATGATCCTCCAGCGCGGCTTCAGCACGCAGGACGTCGACGACCCGCTCAAGTCCGGCCCCGCCCGCCGGACGCTCGCCGAAGTCCAGAAACCGGGCGACGAAATCCTCCCCCCCACCGGGACCTGGAAAGACAAGCCCTACCTCCGCATCAAGAACGCCGAAGGCCAGCTCTCCGTCTGGCGAATTCAGAATCCCGCCGAAGGCGCCCCGACCGGCGACACAGTCGTCTGGGCCGCCCAGACCCTCACCACGCAAAACGGCCAGAAGTTCGTCAATGGACTCCCCCAGGGGACTCTCGACGGTCAGGCCGATTTCTACCCCACCGGCCACGTCCTGAGCCTCGCCGGCGACCGCAAAACGACTGGCCCCCTCGGCCCGCTCCAGTTCTTCCGCGAGCTCGACACCGCCGAGCTGATCACCTGGGGCTCCGAAAAACTCAAAGACGACGACGGGGCCGAAACCACCGTCTATTATCCCAGAATCACCCGCGGCGCGGATGTCCTCCTCCCCGGCGGCAGCCCCACCTTCTCCGGCCTCCGCAGCGGCAAGCTGATGGACAAGCTCGACTTCCTCTCGCTCATGCTCGCTCTCTTCTGCGGCACCGCCTCCCTCCCTCACATCCTGATCCGCTACTACACCGTCAAAAATCAGGCCGCGGCCCGGCTCAGCACGGTCGTCGGAATCGCCAGCATCGGCTTCTTCTACGTGCTCACGCTCTATCTCGGCCTGGGAGCGATGGCCAGCGGCGCGCTCGACGTCACCAACTCGAACATGGCCGCCCCCCTCCTGGCCCGCAGCTTCGGCGAACTGCCCTTCGCCGTAATCTCCGCCGTCGCCTTCACGACGGTGCTCGGCACTGTCAGCGGACTGATCATGGCCGCCAGCGGCGCCGTCGCCCACGACCTGCTCGAACACGGCTTCGGCTGGAAGTTCAACGACCACGAAAAAGTCCGCTGCGGCAAGATCGCCGCGGTCGTCGTCGGCGTGCTGGCGATGATCCTCGGCATCCTCTTCAAGAACTTCAACGTCACCTTCCTGGTCGGCTGGGCCTTCAACATCGCCGCCTCGGCGAACCTGCCCGCCCTGATCATGCTGCTGTTCTGGAAGGGGACCACTCGCCAGGGCATCACGACGGCCATCCTGTTCGGGATGGCCTCCTCGCTGGGCTGGGTCATGCTCAGCGCCCAGGCTTTCAAAGATCTCTACGGCTACACCGCCGCCGAAGCCGCCCTCGCCGCCCCCGTCCCCTTCA
- a CDS encoding DUF485 domain-containing protein — MHDAAPPSPAEEAPSAGAGYAMPLFWLYLAFYAGFMILSAFRIDLMGQPVFAGLNLAIVYGLGLIGGAVLMALLYAALSHGPARGGRQ, encoded by the coding sequence ATGCACGATGCCGCTCCCCCCTCCCCGGCGGAGGAAGCTCCTTCCGCCGGCGCAGGGTACGCCATGCCCCTCTTCTGGCTGTACCTCGCCTTCTACGCCGGCTTCATGATCCTCAGCGCCTTCCGCATCGACCTGATGGGACAGCCGGTCTTCGCCGGACTGAACCTCGCCATCGTCTACGGCCTGGGTCTCATCGGCGGCGCCGTGCTGATGGCCCTGCTCTACGCCGCCCTCAGCCACGGCCCGGCACGGGGAGGCCGTCAGTGA
- a CDS encoding efflux RND transporter permease subunit, which translates to MFSKFLHRPALAIVISLLILLMGGLAIFALPISQFPDVAPPSVVVAVSFPGSSAKILVDSTLVILERAINGVPDMRYMTSAATSAGEATIMITFEPGTDPNVAVLNVNNRIQMVKNQLPPIVEREGIIVMQNMTSMLMYVNVFSRDPNIDQNFLYNYVSANLLPEIQRTRGVGRAQILGNRAYAMRVELNLERMRAYSISSADIMEAIKEQSMIGSPGRLGQATGTTSQTIEYVLTWIGRYDKPEQYANIILRSNPNGEILRIKDVAKVTLGSAFYDLYSDIDGLPSASIVLKQIPGSNAADVIKEVKEKLKVFKEETFPPGMDYAISYDVSNFLDASIEKVLHTLFEAFILVSLVVFLFLGDFRSTLIPTLAVPVSLIGTFFFMSMFGMSVNLITLFALVLAIGVVVDDAIVVVEAVHAKMHEKHLSPYAATKEVVGEISGAIIAITLVMTSVFIPVTFVPGAVGVFYREFALTMAMSIVLSGVVALTLTPVLCAMILKPHTKHEQQRGLIGFVNRCIKRLAGRGANAVRGVLALLLGLAAGYGVYELLHIELVHEVVSEQIELTDTTTAVIGGVMAVLFALTFRSMFSGSEPGEVKKRGPIGMFLRVFDRAVEWVTGGFVAIVSRIVTRRLLTMLVIGAFSYGILLVNQVLPAGFIPLEDQGVIYGIIQTPPGSTLEYTNSKSHELQAICKEFDEITSVTSLAGYEILTEGRGSNAGTCLINLKPWAERELTSKEIIERLEKKGREISNVKLEFFEPPAVPGFGAAGGFSLCLLDKTNSGDYDAFGKVTQDFLATLEKRKELKGIFTFFANNYPQYEIIIDNDVAMQKGVSIADAMDNLSIVVGSTWEQGFIRFGQFYKVYVQASPEFRRYPSDLENMFVKNHEGEMVPYSAFMKIEKRQGMNEINRYNLYTTAIIQGAPAPGYSSGQAIAAIQEIAKETLPYGYGIGWQGLSYDEANKGNMAIYIFLIVIVFVYLVLTGQYESFLLPLAVIISLPVGLFGSFLMLKGMGLANDVYCQIGLVMLVGLLGKNAILIIEFAVQRRHEGLSIKDAAIEGGKLRFRPIVMTSFAFIAGLIPLVRATGPGAIGNRTIGTTAVGGMLMGTLIGVLVIPGLYYLFAKMSDGRKLIQDEHDAPVTEIFERHEPAEHS; encoded by the coding sequence ATGTTCTCAAAGTTCCTGCATCGGCCCGCTCTGGCAATCGTCATCTCCCTGTTGATCCTGCTCATGGGCGGACTGGCGATTTTCGCTCTGCCGATTTCTCAGTTCCCTGACGTCGCCCCCCCGAGCGTCGTCGTCGCGGTCTCCTTCCCCGGCTCCAGCGCCAAAATCCTCGTCGATTCGACGCTCGTGATCCTCGAACGCGCCATCAACGGCGTTCCGGACATGCGCTACATGACCTCCGCCGCCACCAGCGCCGGCGAAGCCACCATCATGATCACCTTCGAACCGGGCACCGATCCGAACGTCGCGGTCCTGAACGTCAACAACCGCATCCAGATGGTCAAGAACCAGCTCCCTCCGATCGTCGAGCGCGAGGGCATCATCGTCATGCAGAACATGACCAGCATGCTCATGTACGTGAACGTCTTCAGCCGAGACCCGAATATCGATCAGAACTTTCTTTACAACTACGTCAGCGCCAACCTCCTCCCCGAAATCCAGCGGACCCGCGGCGTCGGCCGGGCCCAGATCCTCGGCAACCGCGCCTACGCCATGCGCGTCGAACTCAACCTCGAACGCATGCGCGCCTATTCCATCTCCTCCGCCGACATCATGGAGGCGATCAAAGAGCAGAGCATGATCGGTTCCCCCGGCCGCCTCGGCCAGGCGACCGGAACCACCTCCCAGACGATCGAGTACGTCCTCACCTGGATCGGACGCTACGACAAGCCGGAGCAATACGCGAACATTATCTTGAGGTCCAACCCGAACGGCGAGATCCTCCGGATCAAAGACGTCGCGAAAGTCACCCTCGGCTCCGCATTCTACGACCTCTATTCGGACATCGACGGCCTCCCTTCCGCCTCCATCGTGCTCAAGCAGATCCCCGGCTCCAACGCCGCAGACGTCATTAAGGAAGTCAAAGAGAAGCTCAAGGTCTTCAAAGAAGAAACCTTTCCGCCCGGCATGGACTATGCCATCAGCTACGACGTCTCCAACTTTCTCGACGCCTCGATCGAAAAGGTGCTGCACACGCTGTTTGAGGCGTTCATTCTCGTCTCCCTCGTCGTCTTCCTGTTCCTGGGAGACTTTCGAAGCACGCTCATCCCCACCCTCGCGGTTCCGGTCTCGCTGATCGGAACCTTTTTCTTCATGAGCATGTTCGGCATGTCGGTCAATCTGATCACGCTTTTCGCGCTCGTGCTGGCGATCGGCGTCGTCGTCGACGACGCCATCGTCGTCGTCGAGGCGGTGCATGCCAAAATGCACGAGAAACACCTCTCCCCCTACGCCGCAACTAAAGAAGTCGTCGGCGAAATCAGCGGCGCCATCATCGCCATCACCCTGGTGATGACCTCCGTGTTCATTCCCGTCACCTTCGTGCCCGGCGCAGTCGGCGTCTTCTATCGCGAATTCGCACTCACGATGGCCATGTCCATCGTCCTCTCCGGCGTCGTCGCCCTGACCCTCACCCCCGTCCTCTGCGCCATGATTCTGAAACCCCACACAAAACACGAACAGCAGCGCGGCCTGATCGGCTTCGTCAACCGCTGCATCAAGCGCCTCGCAGGCCGCGGCGCCAACGCCGTGCGCGGCGTGCTGGCCCTCCTCCTCGGCCTGGCGGCCGGGTACGGCGTCTACGAGCTCCTGCACATCGAACTCGTCCACGAAGTGGTGTCGGAACAGATCGAATTGACCGATACGACGACCGCCGTGATCGGCGGCGTCATGGCCGTGCTGTTCGCACTCACCTTCCGCTCGATGTTCTCGGGCAGCGAACCGGGCGAAGTCAAAAAACGCGGGCCGATCGGCATGTTCCTGCGCGTCTTCGACCGGGCCGTGGAATGGGTCACGGGCGGCTTCGTCGCCATCGTCAGCCGGATCGTCACCCGACGCCTGCTGACCATGCTCGTCATCGGAGCGTTCAGCTACGGCATCCTGCTGGTCAACCAGGTCCTCCCCGCCGGCTTCATTCCGCTCGAAGACCAGGGGGTCATCTACGGGATCATTCAGACCCCTCCGGGATCGACGCTCGAATACACCAACTCCAAGTCCCACGAGCTGCAGGCGATCTGCAAAGAGTTCGACGAAATCACGTCGGTCACCTCGCTGGCCGGCTACGAAATTCTGACGGAAGGCCGGGGTTCGAACGCCGGAACCTGCCTGATCAACCTGAAGCCCTGGGCCGAGCGCGAGCTGACGTCGAAAGAGATCATCGAGCGGCTGGAGAAAAAAGGACGCGAAATCTCCAACGTGAAGCTCGAGTTCTTTGAGCCTCCCGCCGTCCCCGGTTTCGGCGCCGCCGGCGGCTTCTCCCTCTGCCTGCTCGACAAGACGAACAGCGGCGACTACGACGCCTTCGGAAAGGTCACCCAGGATTTCCTGGCAACCCTGGAGAAACGTAAAGAGCTGAAGGGCATTTTCACCTTCTTCGCCAACAACTATCCGCAGTACGAAATCATCATCGACAACGACGTGGCCATGCAGAAAGGGGTGTCGATCGCCGACGCAATGGACAACCTCTCGATCGTGGTGGGCAGCACCTGGGAGCAGGGCTTTATTCGCTTCGGTCAATTCTACAAAGTCTACGTCCAGGCCTCCCCCGAGTTCCGACGGTACCCCTCGGATCTGGAGAACATGTTCGTCAAGAACCACGAAGGAGAAATGGTCCCCTACTCCGCGTTCATGAAAATCGAGAAGCGGCAGGGCATGAACGAAATCAACCGCTACAACCTGTATACGACCGCGATCATTCAGGGGGCTCCGGCCCCGGGCTACAGCAGCGGCCAGGCCATCGCGGCGATTCAGGAAATCGCCAAAGAAACGCTCCCCTACGGCTACGGCATCGGCTGGCAGGGCCTCTCCTACGACGAGGCCAACAAGGGGAACATGGCCATCTACATCTTCCTGATCGTCATCGTCTTCGTCTATCTCGTTCTGACCGGACAATATGAAAGCTTCCTGCTCCCCCTGGCGGTGATCATTTCGCTGCCGGTCGGTCTGTTCGGCTCGTTCCTGATGCTCAAGGGAATGGGACTGGCCAACGACGTCTACTGTCAGATCGGCCTCGTCATGCTGGTCGGCCTGCTGGGCAAGAACGCCATTCTGATCATCGAATTCGCCGTCCAGCGCCGCCACGAGGGCCTCAGCATCAAGGACGCAGCCATCGAAGGGGGAAAACTCCGATTCCGGCCGATCGTCATGACCTCCTTCGCCTTCATCGCCGGTCTGATTCCGCTGGTCCGCGCAACCGGTCCCGGCGCCATCGGCAACCGCACGATCGGCACGACCGCCGTCGGCGGTATGCTGATGGGAACATTGATCGGAGTCCTCGTAATTCCCGGCCTGTACTACCTGTTCGCCAAGATGTCCGACGGTCGCAAACTGATCCAGGACGAACATGATGCGCCGGTCACCGAAATCTTTGAGCGCCACGAGCCCGCTGAGCATTCCTGA
- a CDS encoding TolC family protein yields the protein MRQQNPSARSLRARPPQRLAAGMLAGIVLLALSGCRTPQLYGPEPGPVLPENFNGATSAENSAHIGLAEFFNEPVLTQLISEGLAQNQELKIRNQEVEIASNEIMARRGAYLPFVTAGAGGGFMKGSRYTPLGAAEDQLTYPGDRHFPSPVPNVGLSANLNWQVDIWRQLRNARDAAMQRYCEAIEARNYFITRLVAETAENYYELASLDQRLIYLNQTIELQQKSLEVAKFQKEAARGTELAVVRFLAEVRKNESQSLIIKQKMIEVQNRINFLVGRYPQPVERESWDFIKLDSRILNVGVPAQLLQNRRDILAAERELAATGLDVLVAKANFYPRLDITAGVGFEAFNPRYLFDPGSFVANAAGGLVAPLINKQAIRAEYLNANARQLQAVYNYQRTVLNAFTEVANSVSKVENYRQSVAIKGEQVQALERSVTVATDLFQGAQPEVEYMDVLFAQRDLLDARTVLIETKQQQLSAIVNAYQALGGGLMANSEEEFAGYFSEDVMTAPDQQPVPPAPAEAAELPVPGADVPPPPSGKAKM from the coding sequence ATGCGACAGCAAAATCCCTCCGCGCGGTCCTTGCGCGCCCGTCCCCCGCAGCGACTCGCAGCCGGCATGCTGGCCGGCATCGTGCTGCTGGCTCTGTCCGGATGCCGCACTCCCCAGCTTTACGGACCCGAACCGGGTCCCGTTCTGCCGGAGAACTTCAACGGGGCGACCAGCGCCGAGAACTCGGCCCACATCGGCCTCGCCGAGTTCTTCAACGAACCGGTCCTGACGCAACTGATCTCGGAAGGCCTGGCGCAGAACCAGGAGTTGAAGATCCGGAATCAGGAAGTCGAGATCGCCAGCAACGAAATCATGGCCCGTCGCGGTGCCTACCTCCCCTTCGTCACCGCCGGCGCCGGGGGCGGGTTCATGAAAGGGAGTCGCTACACTCCGCTGGGAGCCGCGGAGGACCAGCTCACTTATCCGGGCGACAGGCATTTTCCCAGCCCGGTGCCGAATGTCGGACTTTCCGCCAATCTCAACTGGCAGGTCGATATCTGGCGGCAGTTGCGCAATGCCCGGGACGCGGCGATGCAGCGCTATTGCGAAGCCATCGAGGCGCGAAACTACTTCATCACCCGGCTGGTGGCGGAAACCGCCGAAAACTACTACGAACTCGCCTCTCTCGATCAGCGCCTGATCTATCTGAATCAGACCATCGAGCTGCAGCAGAAAAGCCTCGAAGTCGCCAAATTTCAAAAGGAGGCGGCCCGCGGCACCGAGCTGGCTGTCGTGCGATTCCTGGCCGAAGTCCGCAAGAACGAAAGTCAGAGCCTGATCATCAAACAGAAGATGATCGAGGTTCAGAACCGCATCAACTTCCTCGTCGGTCGCTATCCGCAGCCCGTCGAACGCGAGTCCTGGGATTTCATCAAGCTCGACTCGCGCATCCTGAACGTCGGCGTCCCCGCACAACTCCTCCAGAACCGACGCGACATCCTCGCCGCCGAACGCGAGCTGGCCGCCACAGGGCTCGACGTCCTCGTCGCCAAGGCGAATTTCTATCCCCGCCTCGACATCACGGCGGGCGTCGGCTTCGAGGCCTTCAATCCCAGATACCTGTTCGATCCGGGCTCATTCGTCGCCAATGCGGCGGGCGGGCTCGTCGCGCCGCTGATCAACAAGCAGGCCATTCGGGCCGAATACCTCAACGCGAACGCCCGGCAGTTGCAGGCCGTCTACAACTATCAACGCACCGTCCTCAACGCCTTCACCGAAGTCGCCAACAGCGTCTCCAAAGTTGAAAACTACCGCCAGAGCGTCGCCATCAAGGGCGAACAGGTCCAGGCCCTGGAACGATCCGTCACCGTCGCCACCGACCTGTTCCAGGGGGCTCAGCCCGAAGTCGAATACATGGACGTCCTGTTCGCCCAGCGCGACCTCCTGGATGCCAGAACCGTCCTGATCGAAACCAAGCAGCAGCAGCTCTCCGCCATCGTCAACGCCTACCAGGCCCTCGGCGGCGGCTTGATGGCGAATTCCGAGGAGGAATTCGCCGGCTACTTCTCCGAGGACGTCATGACCGCCCCCGATCAGCAGCCCGTGCCGCCCGCTCCCGCGGAAGCTGCCGAGTTGCCCGTTCCAGGCGCGGACGTTCCGCCCCCGCCATCGGGCAAAGCCAAAATGTGA